One Hydrogenoanaerobacterium saccharovorans DNA segment encodes these proteins:
- a CDS encoding GntR family transcriptional regulator, whose protein sequence is MFVLELQSRIPIYEQMKNKITELVMLGVLQTDEQLPSVRSLARDLGVNPNTVQKAYQELERDGIVYSITGKGSFIADFAQQSNSIIRQAKDVLKDALRGAKLAGIAKEDVLCCVNEAYREEKKHD, encoded by the coding sequence GTGTTTGTTTTGGAGCTCCAAAGCCGCATACCAATTTACGAACAGATGAAAAATAAGATTACCGAATTGGTAATGCTGGGCGTACTTCAAACCGATGAACAGCTGCCTAGTGTACGCAGTTTGGCGAGAGACCTTGGCGTAAACCCCAATACTGTGCAAAAGGCATATCAAGAGCTGGAGCGTGACGGGATTGTCTACTCAATTACCGGAAAAGGCAGCTTTATTGCAGATTTTGCACAACAGAGTAATTCGATTATTCGGCAGGCTAAAGACGTGCTGAAAGATGCCCTGCGGGGGGCAAAATTGGCAGGGATAGCAAAAGAGGATGTGCTTTGCTGTGTAAACGAAGCTTACAGGGAGGAGAAAAAGCATGATTAA
- a CDS encoding ABC transporter ATP-binding protein, translating into MIKATNLTKRFDDNVALASLTTEITAGSIYGLVGSNGAGKSTFLRLIAGVYHADEGSIQVDGQPVFENSQVKDKIFFLADELFFFSNYTMNQMAKFYSGLYTNWSQKIYNQLCVTFPVNANKRINTFSKGMQRQVAVILALSTRPEILLLDEAFDGLDPVIRGLVRKILADEVANRGITVIISSHNLRELEDLCDQVGVLHHGKILFQRDIDDLKLGFFKVQCAFKPLPEKTAFSGLDLLQFDTRGSLVNLIARGKRDEILEYIEKMSPLFVETIPLTLEEVFIHEMEAVGYDYSNILF; encoded by the coding sequence ATGATTAAAGCAACCAACCTGACCAAACGGTTCGATGACAACGTCGCACTTGCCAGCCTCACCACAGAAATTACAGCAGGCTCTATTTATGGGCTGGTGGGCAGCAACGGCGCGGGTAAATCTACATTTTTGCGCCTGATTGCAGGCGTATACCACGCAGACGAAGGCAGCATACAAGTAGACGGGCAGCCGGTTTTTGAAAACAGCCAAGTAAAAGATAAAATTTTCTTTCTTGCCGATGAGCTGTTTTTTTTCTCTAATTATACTATGAACCAAATGGCAAAATTTTATAGTGGGCTATACACAAATTGGTCGCAAAAAATTTATAATCAGCTTTGCGTCACCTTCCCGGTAAATGCAAACAAGCGCATCAATACATTTTCAAAGGGAATGCAGCGGCAGGTAGCGGTGATTTTGGCGCTCTCTACCAGACCGGAAATTTTACTGTTGGACGAAGCATTCGATGGTTTAGACCCTGTTATCCGCGGTTTGGTTCGCAAAATACTTGCCGATGAGGTTGCAAACCGTGGCATTACCGTCATCATTTCGTCACATAATCTGCGTGAGCTAGAGGATTTGTGCGACCAGGTGGGTGTATTGCATCACGGCAAAATATTATTCCAGAGAGATATTGATGACCTGAAGCTGGGCTTTTTTAAGGTGCAATGTGCATTTAAGCCTTTGCCCGAAAAAACAGCGTTTTCGGGGCTTGACCTTTTACAGTTTGACACACGCGGCAGTTTGGTAAACTTGATAGCGCGCGGCAAACGGGATGAAATCCTTGAATATATAGAAAAAATGTCCCCTCTGTTTGTGGAAACCATTCCGCTTACATTGGAGGAAGTGTTTATACATGAAATGGAGGCGGTTGGCTATGACTACAGCAACATCTTGTTCTAA